In Alkalihalobacillus sp. FSL W8-0930, a single window of DNA contains:
- the phnC gene encoding phosphonate ABC transporter ATP-binding protein, giving the protein MIEFKNVSKVYPNGTKGLNNMNVTIEKGEFVVIVGLSGAGKSTMLRSINRLHEISEGEILIDGESITKAKGKGLYRIRRDIGMIFQNFNLVRRSSVFRNVLSGRVGYHSTLKMIFGLFPKEDKDLAMKALERVNIPDKAFSRADELSGGQQQRVSIARALAQEAKIILADEPVASLDPLTTKQVMDDLKRINEDLGITTIVNLHFIDLARAYATRIIGLRAGEIVFDGPVEEATDEAFAEIYGRPIDDKEMLGVNA; this is encoded by the coding sequence ATGATCGAATTTAAAAATGTTTCAAAAGTGTACCCAAATGGAACAAAAGGCCTTAATAATATGAATGTAACAATTGAAAAGGGCGAATTTGTAGTAATTGTTGGTTTATCCGGTGCAGGAAAGTCGACGATGCTTCGTTCAATTAATCGATTACATGAGATTAGTGAAGGTGAAATCTTAATTGATGGAGAGTCTATTACGAAGGCAAAAGGCAAAGGATTATATCGAATTAGACGTGATATTGGTATGATCTTTCAAAACTTTAACCTAGTAAGGAGATCTTCTGTTTTTCGTAATGTTTTATCAGGGCGTGTTGGCTATCACTCTACTTTAAAAATGATTTTCGGTCTTTTCCCTAAAGAAGACAAGGATCTTGCAATGAAAGCGTTAGAGCGTGTGAATATACCTGATAAAGCCTTCTCAAGAGCAGATGAATTATCCGGAGGACAACAGCAACGGGTATCCATTGCAAGAGCCTTGGCCCAAGAAGCAAAAATTATTCTAGCGGACGAGCCTGTCGCTTCTCTTGACCCATTAACGACAAAGCAAGTAATGGATGACTTAAAACGTATTAATGAAGATTTAGGGATTACAACGATTGTTAATTTACACTTTATTGATTTAGCTAGAGCGTATGCAACACGTATTATTGGTTTAAGAGCTGGTGAAATTGTTTTTGACGGACCAGTAGAAGAAGCAACAGACGAAGCCTTTGCTGAAATCTATGGACGTCCAATTGACGACAAAGAAATGCTAGGTGTAAATG
- a CDS encoding phosphate/phosphite/phosphonate ABC transporter substrate-binding protein: MKKHLYGTGLTFTLAAALLAGCGSGDSDNDETTTGGNDEGTEGTEEATGYVPEELRVQFVPSQNADSLEAKAKPLEDLLEAELDIPVSVSVSTDYNTIVEAMASEQVDVGFLPPTAYVLAEERGAAEVILQSQRYGVNDEDGSPTDELVDFYKSQIVVKKDSGIESIEDLKGKKMGYQSVTSSAGYVWPAAVLIDAGLDPLTDVEPVTLKGHDQAIISLLNGDVDAAATFQDARNVVEGDYPTVFEDTEILEFTEPIPNDTIAVLPDMDQEWKDKIQQAFIAIGKDEEGREIIKDVYTHEGYVESDDSNFETVREYNEKVKTE; the protein is encoded by the coding sequence ATGAAAAAACATTTGTATGGTACTGGATTAACATTTACATTAGCTGCAGCACTACTTGCTGGCTGTGGTAGTGGCGATTCTGACAATGATGAAACAACAACTGGTGGTAATGATGAAGGTACAGAAGGTACAGAAGAAGCAACAGGCTACGTTCCTGAAGAATTACGAGTTCAATTTGTCCCTTCTCAGAATGCTGACTCACTTGAAGCAAAAGCAAAGCCGCTTGAAGATTTACTAGAAGCAGAGCTTGATATTCCAGTTTCAGTAAGTGTGTCAACTGACTACAACACCATTGTAGAAGCTATGGCTTCTGAGCAAGTTGATGTAGGCTTTCTTCCTCCAACTGCATACGTTTTAGCAGAAGAACGTGGAGCTGCTGAAGTTATTCTTCAATCTCAACGTTACGGTGTAAATGATGAAGATGGTTCTCCTACAGATGAATTAGTAGACTTCTATAAGTCTCAAATTGTCGTGAAAAAAGATTCTGGTATTGAAAGTATTGAAGATCTAAAAGGTAAAAAGATGGGTTACCAAAGTGTAACATCATCAGCCGGTTATGTTTGGCCGGCAGCTGTATTAATTGACGCTGGTCTTGACCCACTTACAGATGTAGAGCCTGTTACATTAAAAGGCCATGACCAAGCGATTATTTCCCTGCTTAATGGTGATGTTGATGCAGCTGCAACATTCCAAGATGCACGTAATGTTGTTGAGGGTGACTACCCTACTGTTTTTGAAGACACTGAAATCCTTGAATTCACAGAGCCAATTCCGAACGACACAATCGCTGTTCTTCCAGACATGGATCAAGAGTGGAAAGATAAAATCCAACAAGCATTTATTGCCATTGGTAAAGATGAAGAAGGTCGTGAAATTATCAAGGACGTATATACACACGAAGGTTATGTAGAATCTGATGATAGCAATTTCGAAACCGTTCGTGAGTATAACGAAAAAGTTAAAACAGAGTAG
- a CDS encoding ribonuclease H-like domain-containing protein, whose translation MNIRSKLSRLKVHTGIEEKSNPSQKEKSRGDSTPLTEVEQQWQTFGAMIKKLDEQYVIAREVVYPLSQQHGEYTFQQLFEACSRWSQGNSNHPLSARHVEPDKLIFFDTETTGLYTGAGHHIFLLGYAQVKSDGVHIKQYLLPGPESEAAMYYYFLTEVDNLSHLVTYNGKAFDWPQVKTRHTFVRDQVPKLPAFGHFDLLHAARRLWSNELPSCKLPIVEEHKLNFIRKHDTPSYLVPMLYFDFVKEQDPSLMEGVLKHHEWDLLSLITLYCKLSFKLTDHPEEQSNESEYYELGRWYASIGEAEHATKFLKRGIKSSRDDIASKSIYEYADLLKKQKNLREAFTYYHKSIHLKYRVTEAALECAKIMEHSEKDLSSAIDFTQIAIDGLISVPIKKRIRLQTDLEKRIDRLESKQRKY comes from the coding sequence ATGAATATTCGCTCAAAACTAAGTCGCTTAAAAGTCCATACGGGTATTGAAGAGAAAAGTAATCCATCTCAAAAAGAGAAAAGTAGGGGAGACTCTACACCTTTAACCGAGGTAGAACAGCAGTGGCAAACGTTTGGTGCCATGATAAAAAAACTTGATGAACAATATGTGATTGCTCGGGAAGTCGTTTACCCCTTATCGCAGCAGCACGGGGAGTATACGTTTCAACAGCTCTTTGAAGCTTGTTCACGTTGGAGCCAAGGTAATAGCAATCATCCACTTTCAGCAAGACACGTGGAACCGGATAAATTGATTTTCTTTGATACGGAAACAACCGGGCTATACACTGGAGCCGGTCATCATATTTTTTTATTGGGCTATGCACAGGTGAAATCAGACGGGGTTCATATTAAGCAATATTTATTACCGGGCCCTGAATCCGAAGCTGCTATGTATTACTATTTTTTAACTGAGGTTGATAACTTAAGTCATCTCGTTACTTATAATGGTAAAGCGTTTGATTGGCCCCAGGTAAAAACTCGCCATACGTTTGTCCGAGATCAGGTACCTAAGCTGCCTGCTTTTGGTCATTTTGATTTGCTACATGCTGCTAGACGATTGTGGAGTAATGAACTGCCCTCTTGCAAGCTGCCTATAGTAGAGGAACATAAATTAAACTTCATTCGTAAACATGATACGCCTAGTTATCTTGTACCAATGCTTTACTTTGATTTCGTGAAAGAGCAAGATCCATCTTTAATGGAAGGTGTTCTAAAGCATCATGAATGGGATCTGTTATCCTTAATTACTCTCTATTGTAAGCTTTCGTTTAAACTTACTGATCATCCTGAAGAGCAGTCTAATGAATCGGAATACTATGAGCTAGGACGTTGGTATGCGTCGATTGGTGAAGCAGAGCATGCGACCAAATTTTTAAAAAGAGGAATAAAGAGTTCGCGTGATGATATTGCGTCTAAGAGTATATATGAGTACGCTGATCTGTTAAAAAAGCAAAAGAACCTTCGTGAGGCCTTTACCTATTATCATAAATCCATTCACTTGAAATACCGAGTCACTGAAGCTGCTCTTGAGTGTGCAAAAATCATGGAGCACTCAGAAAAAGATCTATCAAGCGCCATTGATTTTACTCAAATTGCTATTGATGGATTAATTTCAGTTCCGATTAAGAAAAGAATAAGGCTTCAAACTGACCTGGAAAAGCGAATAGACCGTCTCGAATCTAAGCAAAGAAAATATTGA
- a CDS encoding spore coat protein, with the protein MYGKKKHCKPCQSFNPCPTLPAYTQKPTTTKMMPAVIHPTKHSVVEKTCEYIVPEVHPTHTDYVTNHVYKHVHSCPHTEANHQNVSNQQFMGNNPVMGAQSNMPVMGAQSNMPVMGAQSNMPVMGAQSNMPVMGAQSNMPVMGAQSNMPVMGAQSNMPVMGAQNNMPNWPVMGAQSGKKR; encoded by the coding sequence ATGTATGGAAAGAAAAAACACTGTAAACCTTGTCAATCATTTAACCCTTGCCCAACGTTACCTGCTTACACGCAAAAGCCTACAACAACAAAAATGATGCCTGCGGTCATCCATCCTACAAAGCATAGTGTAGTAGAAAAAACATGTGAGTATATTGTTCCTGAGGTTCACCCAACTCACACGGATTACGTAACAAATCATGTGTATAAGCACGTACACAGCTGCCCGCACACAGAAGCTAACCATCAAAATGTTAGCAACCAACAATTCATGGGTAACAACCCTGTAATGGGAGCACAAAGCAACATGCCTGTAATGGGAGCACAAAGCAACATGCCTGTAATGGGAGCGCAAAGCAACATGCCTGTAATGGGAGCACAAAGCAACATGCCTGTAATGGGAGCGCAAAGCAACATGCCTGTAATGGGAGCGCAAAGCAACATGCCTGTAATGGGAGCACAAAGCAACATGCCTGTAATGGGAGCACAGAACAACATGCCTAACTGGCCAGTAATGGGTGCACAATCTGGTAAAAAACGATAA
- a CDS encoding SLOG family protein: MKTLLVTGYKPHELGIFDQKHIGITYIKKALQKRYIPLIEEGIEWIIISGQPGVELWAAECAYELKGLYPELKVAVLPPFLEQEGQWKEESKERYRDVLNQADFVKPITNRVYDNPSQLRLKNDFLIEKSDALLLLYDHDQPGTPKFYLEPALKKQNSASDYPIFYLTPEDIEDARREEEMDW; this comes from the coding sequence ATGAAAACTTTACTCGTTACTGGATACAAACCTCATGAATTAGGGATTTTTGATCAGAAACACATTGGGATTACATACATAAAAAAAGCATTACAGAAACGATACATCCCATTAATCGAAGAAGGGATTGAATGGATTATTATTAGTGGACAGCCTGGCGTAGAATTATGGGCTGCTGAATGTGCATACGAGTTAAAGGGATTATACCCTGAATTAAAAGTTGCCGTCTTACCACCATTTTTAGAGCAAGAAGGTCAATGGAAGGAAGAGTCCAAGGAAAGATATCGTGATGTGTTAAATCAAGCTGATTTTGTAAAACCTATTACGAATCGCGTATATGACAATCCGTCACAGTTACGGCTGAAAAATGATTTCTTAATTGAAAAATCAGATGCATTACTCCTTCTTTATGACCATGATCAACCAGGAACTCCGAAATTCTATTTGGAACCAGCACTAAAAAAACAAAACAGTGCATCAGACTATCCCATTTTTTATTTAACACCGGAGGATATTGAGGATGCTAGAAGAGAAGAAGAAATGGACTGGTAA
- the gpsB gene encoding cell division regulator GpsB, producing MSNQEIKHSAKEILNKDFKTSMRGYNPDEVDKFLDSIIQDYELYEKKVEALELELQQLRQENKKLQERPVRQASSPAPSSNNTNYDILQRLSNLEKKVFGSKMYE from the coding sequence ATGAGCAATCAAGAGATTAAACATTCAGCAAAAGAAATTTTGAATAAAGACTTTAAAACAAGCATGAGAGGGTACAACCCAGACGAGGTAGACAAATTCTTGGATTCAATTATTCAAGACTATGAGCTCTATGAGAAAAAAGTTGAAGCGCTTGAGCTTGAGCTTCAACAGCTTCGTCAAGAAAATAAGAAGCTACAGGAAAGACCTGTAAGACAAGCATCAAGTCCAGCTCCTTCTTCAAATAATACGAACTACGATATTCTGCAACGTCTTTCAAATTTAGAGAAAAAAGTATTTGGAAGTAAAATGTACGAATAA
- a CDS encoding reverse transcriptase-like protein, which produces MVDVYFDGASAGNPGLSGAGIFINFKNGKVEEHAIPLLSMSNHEAEYEAFLFALKRCRELNLSNVSFRTDSQLIDDAVERKHVKNALYKPYLEEALALIDQFDLFYLKWVPSKANGNADRLAKQGIAIQKKKR; this is translated from the coding sequence ATGGTAGATGTTTATTTTGATGGAGCTAGCGCTGGTAATCCTGGTTTATCTGGAGCTGGGATTTTTATTAATTTTAAAAATGGAAAAGTTGAAGAGCATGCCATTCCGCTCTTATCTATGTCTAACCACGAAGCGGAATATGAAGCGTTTCTTTTTGCACTGAAACGATGCAGGGAGTTAAATCTATCAAATGTTTCGTTTCGAACAGATTCTCAATTAATTGATGATGCTGTTGAAAGAAAGCATGTAAAAAATGCCCTTTATAAACCTTATCTTGAAGAAGCTCTTGCGTTAATTGACCAATTTGACCTTTTTTATCTAAAATGGGTACCAAGTAAGGCTAATGGAAATGCTGATCGATTAGCCAAGCAAGGGATTGCAATCCAAAAGAAGAAACGATGA